A region from the Paenibacillus humicola genome encodes:
- a CDS encoding cytochrome P450: MEATIFPDEKEYLTPYSFYRRMRDENPIAYDPKAKLWAVFRYDDVRTVLSDHDRFSSDFTKFDSSETVGRRKSLISMDPPEHKHSRDLLTKAFTPRAVANMEPRIAQIANDLLDQVIDKGEMDFIRDFASPLPIIVIAEMLGVPTQDRDQFRSWADELLRFTDNPFVDAEANKERRERVQAEMDDYFRGIIAQRKRDPKDDLISSLIQAEIGGEKLTEEQILSFCTLLLLAGHVTTINLLGNSMLCLTDFPDELNKLYAKPDLIPSAIEEVLRYSSPVQLFFRIANRDIDMDGRRIEKGQRIIAWIGSANRDETKFEAPDRFDVTRSPNPHIAFGYGIHFCLGAPLARLEGKAAWETLLSRIGSFTRIPGTLEPSGGFILHGVRSLPIAFEPVKVHQ, encoded by the coding sequence ATGGAAGCGACAATATTTCCGGATGAGAAGGAGTATTTGACCCCCTATTCCTTTTACCGTCGAATGAGGGATGAAAACCCGATTGCTTACGATCCGAAAGCGAAGCTTTGGGCAGTATTCCGTTATGACGATGTCCGCACCGTATTGAGCGATCACGACCGTTTCTCGTCGGATTTCACCAAATTCGATTCTTCGGAAACCGTCGGACGGCGCAAATCGTTAATCAGCATGGATCCGCCGGAGCACAAGCACTCGCGGGATTTGCTGACGAAGGCCTTTACGCCCCGCGCCGTCGCCAATATGGAACCAAGAATCGCCCAAATTGCGAACGATTTGTTGGATCAGGTGATCGACAAGGGCGAGATGGATTTTATCCGCGACTTTGCATCGCCGCTTCCGATCATCGTCATTGCCGAAATGCTGGGCGTGCCGACGCAGGACCGCGATCAATTCAGAAGCTGGGCGGATGAATTGCTCCGGTTCACGGACAATCCGTTCGTCGACGCCGAGGCGAACAAAGAGCGGCGCGAGCGGGTACAGGCGGAAATGGACGATTATTTCCGGGGCATCATCGCGCAGCGAAAACGGGATCCGAAGGACGATCTGATTTCCAGCCTGATTCAGGCGGAAATCGGCGGCGAGAAGCTGACGGAGGAGCAAATTCTGTCGTTCTGCACGCTGCTGCTGCTGGCCGGGCACGTCACCACGATCAATCTCCTCGGCAATTCGATGCTCTGCCTGACCGATTTTCCGGATGAGCTGAATAAGCTCTATGCGAAGCCGGATTTGATTCCATCGGCAATCGAGGAGGTTCTGCGTTACTCGTCTCCGGTTCAGCTCTTCTTCCGGATCGCGAACCGGGATATTGACATGGATGGGCGCCGGATCGAGAAGGGGCAGCGGATTATCGCCTGGATCGGCTCAGCGAACCGGGATGAAACCAAATTCGAAGCGCCCGACCGGTTCGATGTCACTCGCAGCCCGAACCCGCATATCGCATTCGGGTACGGCATTCATTTTTGCTTAGGGGCGCCGCTGGCCCGGTTGGAAGGGAAAGCGGCCTGGGAGACGCTGCTGTCCCGTATCGGCAGTTTCACGCGGATTCCCGGCACACTGGAGCCCAGCGGCGGCTTCATCCTTCACGGGGTGAGAAGCCTGCCCATCGCATTCGAGCCTGTAAAAGTGCACCAGTAA
- a CDS encoding ATP-binding protein encodes MILKDGRDIGRLESFFELSSELMAIADWNGLVLQANGAFSRTLGTDGPARGGRLADYIRQEEQQAFRLAWDRALAGGAPAAVTAGCAAASGAFVPVEWRFAPDPGKRIVYAIGKAVHGLPAPPVHTADPGNNAPFSLSWIPDCFGIFAPIPGEDGVPSDFRVEFLNEAACADLGIGRDAFAASSFLTLFPGVTSEMWDTLLQAAAEGRTLKIDKLNYTDRRHNGFFEVVLHGFGGGFAVSWRNTTHEKETEERLAASNRKFSIAFHNAPTINFIAAARDGRIIEANRHFLNLAMDGSSFSVAGPVHHFGMWLTPDRMKTLFEEIARHGAVHNREMPYRKKTGGLCYGLLSGEKVTIDDEDCILFIMKDITEMKENEKRLLLMDKYHMLGSMAASIAHEVRNPMTTVKGFLQLFMKGSEMNKHRSRFELMLNELERANSIITEYLAIAGSKMESKELHDLNDIISYMRPLLEADTLKHRTELAIEYGKIRPLLLNEKEIRQLLLNLCRNAIEAMTSGGMLTIRTYMEDAEVVLEVSDQGSGIDSALLDDIFTPFFTTKETGTGLGLPVCRSIAESHGGSIRVKTGPDGTTFTIAFHPQPDGVISAE; translated from the coding sequence ATGATCCTAAAGGATGGACGCGATATAGGCCGCCTCGAATCATTTTTCGAGCTTTCCTCGGAGCTGATGGCCATTGCGGACTGGAACGGCCTCGTGCTGCAGGCAAACGGCGCCTTCTCCCGGACGCTGGGAACGGACGGACCTGCCCGCGGAGGCCGGCTGGCCGATTATATCCGGCAGGAAGAGCAGCAAGCTTTCCGCCTCGCCTGGGACCGGGCCCTCGCCGGCGGAGCTCCGGCGGCCGTGACGGCCGGCTGTGCCGCGGCCTCCGGGGCCTTCGTCCCGGTCGAGTGGCGTTTTGCCCCGGATCCCGGCAAGCGGATCGTTTACGCCATCGGCAAAGCCGTCCACGGTCTGCCGGCTCCGCCGGTTCATACCGCCGATCCCGGTAATAATGCGCCATTCAGTCTCAGCTGGATTCCCGATTGCTTCGGGATATTTGCGCCGATTCCCGGAGAGGACGGCGTCCCTTCCGATTTTCGCGTCGAATTTCTGAACGAAGCCGCCTGCGCCGACCTCGGCATCGGCAGGGACGCCTTTGCCGCAAGCAGCTTCCTGACCCTTTTCCCGGGCGTCACGAGCGAAATGTGGGACACCCTTCTGCAGGCGGCCGCCGAAGGGCGAACGCTGAAGATCGACAAGCTCAATTATACGGACCGGCGTCACAATGGCTTTTTCGAGGTGGTCCTGCACGGCTTTGGCGGCGGCTTTGCCGTCTCTTGGCGCAATACGACCCATGAGAAAGAAACCGAAGAGCGCCTCGCCGCTTCCAACCGCAAATTTTCGATCGCCTTCCATAATGCGCCGACGATCAATTTTATCGCGGCGGCCCGCGACGGGCGCATTATCGAGGCGAACCGCCATTTTCTGAATCTCGCCATGGACGGCAGCTCCTTCTCGGTCGCGGGCCCTGTCCATCATTTCGGCATGTGGCTGACACCGGACAGGATGAAAACGCTTTTTGAGGAGATCGCCCGGCACGGCGCGGTTCATAACCGGGAGATGCCGTACCGCAAAAAAACCGGCGGGCTTTGCTACGGGCTGCTGTCGGGCGAGAAGGTCACCATCGACGACGAGGACTGCATTTTGTTCATCATGAAGGACATTACGGAGATGAAGGAGAACGAGAAGCGGCTCCTGCTGATGGATAAATATCATATGCTCGGCTCCATGGCCGCCAGTATCGCCCACGAGGTCCGCAACCCGATGACGACGGTGAAGGGCTTCCTGCAGCTGTTCATGAAGGGCAGCGAGATGAACAAGCACCGCAGCCGGTTCGAACTGATGCTGAACGAGCTGGAGCGTGCGAATTCGATTATCACGGAATATTTGGCGATCGCGGGCAGCAAAATGGAAAGCAAAGAGCTGCATGACCTGAACGACATCATCTCCTATATGCGTCCGCTGCTTGAAGCGGATACGCTGAAGCACAGGACAGAGCTCGCGATCGAATACGGAAAAATCCGGCCGCTGCTGCTGAACGAGAAGGAGATCCGTCAGCTGCTGCTCAACTTGTGCCGCAACGCCATTGAAGCGATGACAAGCGGCGGCATGCTGACGATCCGTACTTATATGGAGGACGCGGAGGTCGTACTGGAGGTTTCCGATCAGGGCAGCGGCATCGACAGCGCGCTGCTGGACGATATTTTCACCCCGTTCTTCACGACGAAGGAAACGGGCACCGGTCTCGGCCTCCCTGTATGCCGCAGCATCGCGGAGAGCCACGGGGGCTCCATCCGCGTCAAGACGGGGCCGGACGGCACCACGTTCACCATCGCCTTTCACCCGCAGCCGGACGGGGTTATTTCGGCCGAATGA
- a CDS encoding ABC transporter ATP-binding protein yields MKAAIELRHVTKVYKGKKAVDDLSLTVEEGSVVALLGPNGAGKTTTVSMILGLQQPTSGEVKLLGGAPGDRGIRSRIGAMLQEVSVIDNLKVSETIRLFRSFYDNPMPLEQLLRISGLEDEKDKIASSLSGGQQRRLGFALAAAGDPEVLFLDEPTVGMDVTSRQLFWDTVRAMATRGRTIILTTHYLEEADSIADRVVVINNGRLVADGTPSQIKAETTGRIISFTAGATLTTEKLHSVPGVRDVEWNGRRVKLYSGDTDRLIAELIGRRVEMKDIEIQSGGLEEAFQSLVGSAKE; encoded by the coding sequence ATGAAAGCCGCAATTGAACTGAGGCATGTCACGAAGGTGTACAAAGGCAAGAAGGCCGTGGACGATTTGTCGCTGACGGTGGAGGAAGGCTCCGTCGTCGCGCTGCTCGGGCCGAACGGAGCAGGCAAAACGACGACGGTCTCGATGATTCTCGGCCTGCAGCAGCCGACATCCGGCGAGGTGAAGCTGCTTGGAGGAGCCCCGGGCGACCGCGGTATCCGGAGCCGGATCGGGGCTATGCTGCAGGAGGTAAGCGTCATCGACAATCTGAAGGTGTCGGAGACGATCCGGTTGTTTCGCAGCTTCTACGACAACCCGATGCCGCTCGAACAGCTGCTGCGCATCTCGGGACTCGAGGACGAGAAGGATAAAATCGCTTCGTCTCTGTCCGGAGGCCAGCAGCGCCGGCTCGGCTTTGCGCTGGCGGCGGCCGGCGATCCGGAGGTGCTGTTCCTCGACGAGCCGACGGTCGGCATGGACGTGACGAGCCGCCAGCTGTTCTGGGACACGGTGCGGGCAATGGCGACGCGGGGCCGGACGATTATTTTGACGACGCATTATTTGGAGGAAGCGGACAGCATCGCGGATCGGGTCGTCGTCATCAACAACGGCCGGCTGGTGGCCGACGGCACGCCGAGCCAGATCAAGGCGGAAACGACGGGCCGGATCATCTCGTTCACGGCCGGAGCCACGTTGACGACGGAGAAGCTTCACTCCGTACCGGGCGTTCGGGACGTCGAATGGAACGGGCGGCGGGTGAAGCTGTACAGCGGTGATACGGACCGTCTGATCGCGGAGCTGATCGGGCGGCGGGTCGAGATGAAGGACATCGAAATCCAGAGCGGCGGACTGGAAGAAGCGTTTCAGTCGCTCGTCGGCAGCGCGAAAGAATAA
- a CDS encoding ABC transporter permease encodes MNGSIWKSVVGQCKAELLRTIRNRRFVLFSVLMPIIFYFIFTSTVPASTKIGGVDWSAYYLMSMTAYGVIGSGITSLSMKLSRERSQGWTRLLRITPLPSWAFVVSKLVAQGILNFCSITLMFIMGAAAKGISLPAGVWIECGLWIWIGGFAFMALGSLIGTIRNTDVVQVVSTIVYIGLSLLGGLWMPTTTMSHTLQDIAKALPTYRLGQGAWSLIAGGSIPWQGILILCAYVAVCMILSSYIIRKQEAV; translated from the coding sequence ATGAACGGTTCGATTTGGAAATCGGTTGTCGGTCAATGCAAAGCGGAGCTGCTCCGCACGATACGCAACAGGCGGTTCGTCCTTTTCTCGGTGCTGATGCCGATCATCTTCTACTTTATTTTCACCAGCACGGTTCCGGCCAGTACCAAAATCGGCGGAGTCGACTGGAGCGCGTATTATCTGATGTCGATGACCGCGTACGGCGTGATCGGCTCCGGCATTACGTCGCTTTCCATGAAGCTTTCCAGGGAACGCTCGCAGGGCTGGACGCGTCTGCTGCGGATTACGCCGCTGCCGTCCTGGGCATTCGTCGTCTCCAAGCTGGTCGCGCAGGGCATCCTGAACTTCTGCTCCATTACGCTGATGTTTATCATGGGGGCGGCCGCCAAGGGCATCAGCCTGCCGGCCGGCGTTTGGATCGAATGCGGCCTTTGGATCTGGATCGGAGGCTTCGCATTTATGGCACTCGGCTCGTTGATCGGCACGATCCGCAACACCGACGTGGTGCAGGTTGTTTCGACGATCGTGTATATCGGGCTCTCCCTGCTCGGCGGGCTGTGGATGCCGACTACGACGATGTCCCATACGCTGCAGGATATCGCCAAAGCGCTGCCGACCTACCGGCTGGGCCAAGGCGCCTGGAGCCTCATAGCCGGCGGTTCGATTCCGTGGCAGGGTATTCTGATTCTATGTGCGTATGTGGCCGTTTGTATGATATTATCTTCCTATATTATTCGAAAACAGGAAGCGGTTTGA
- a CDS encoding sensor histidine kinase produces MSTSVARPARRPPMVFSIVWLIYMAYPVQTLLQRPTGEMIAGLALSAVFIFMYVYSFRNIRGRFELTLAQMAIITYFVFRYDINFFYMCFYPAPIIGMMPSIRKTAVSYAFLAALLVFTLTYYWSGLQESDVIQVLVAVFLVLVMPVAFRLGRRAVELREKLDLANEEIARLSKNEERQRISRDLHDTLGHTLSLITLKSELAEKLIAKNPERAAQEVRDIQATSRAALRQVRELVSGMNTATVEDEITHAKQILAAANIKLEVRGRFGEPAVQPIVDNILGMCLRESVTNVVKHSRASACVVERGEEGSTLMLAVSDNGRGMNAKQIEALTGGSGLKGMRERLKLVEGEVRFESGADEGTRVVFAVPRVSRSASS; encoded by the coding sequence ATGAGCACATCGGTTGCGCGGCCGGCTCGCCGGCCGCCTATGGTTTTTTCGATCGTATGGCTGATTTATATGGCCTATCCGGTCCAGACGCTGCTTCAGCGGCCGACAGGCGAAATGATCGCCGGTCTGGCCCTGTCGGCCGTCTTTATCTTCATGTATGTGTACAGCTTTCGAAACATCCGCGGGCGGTTTGAGCTCACATTGGCTCAGATGGCCATTATTACGTATTTCGTCTTCAGGTACGACATCAATTTCTTCTATATGTGTTTTTACCCCGCGCCCATTATCGGCATGATGCCGTCCATACGAAAAACGGCTGTCTCCTATGCGTTTTTGGCCGCGCTGCTGGTGTTCACGCTTACGTATTATTGGAGCGGCCTCCAGGAAAGCGATGTGATCCAGGTGCTGGTCGCCGTCTTCCTCGTTCTCGTGATGCCGGTCGCGTTCCGGCTGGGAAGGCGGGCGGTGGAGCTGCGGGAGAAGCTCGATCTGGCCAACGAGGAAATCGCGCGGCTGTCGAAGAACGAGGAACGGCAGCGCATCTCGCGGGACCTGCACGATACCCTCGGCCATACGCTGTCGCTCATAACGCTGAAGAGCGAGCTGGCCGAGAAGCTGATTGCGAAAAACCCGGAGCGCGCCGCGCAGGAGGTGCGGGACATTCAGGCGACTTCGCGCGCCGCGCTGCGGCAGGTGCGCGAGCTCGTGTCCGGCATGAACACGGCGACGGTCGAAGACGAAATAACGCATGCGAAGCAAATTCTTGCCGCTGCGAACATCAAGCTGGAGGTGCGGGGCCGCTTCGGCGAGCCGGCCGTCCAGCCGATTGTCGATAACATCCTCGGCATGTGCCTGCGTGAGTCGGTCACCAACGTGGTCAAGCACAGCAGGGCGAGCGCCTGCGTCGTGGAGCGCGGCGAGGAGGGCTCGACACTGATGCTCGCCGTCTCCGACAACGGGCGCGGGATGAACGCAAAGCAGATCGAAGCCCTCACGGGAGGCAGCGGGCTGAAGGGCATGCGCGAGCGGTTGAAGCTGGTGGAAGGCGAGGTGAGGTTCGAATCCGGAGCAGACGAAGGAACGCGCGTCGTATTTGCGGTGCCGCGGGTGTCGAGATCGGCTTCGTCATGA
- a CDS encoding response regulator transcription factor, with amino-acid sequence MKVIVAEDQGMLRGALSALLDLEDDIEVIGQAENGEQALQMICTNGPDICVMDIEMPLMSGLDVAEKLKELGHPCKVVILTTFSRAGYFQRAIRAGVKGFLLKDSPIDELGEALRSVARGGRAVSPELAMTFWEAENPLSEREREVLKLAREGLSAGDIAKKLYLSAGTVRNYLSEAIQKLEAKNRIDAIVIAEKNGWLD; translated from the coding sequence GTGAAGGTCATTGTAGCGGAGGATCAGGGGATGCTGCGCGGCGCGCTCAGCGCGCTGCTCGATCTCGAAGACGATATTGAAGTGATCGGTCAGGCCGAGAACGGCGAGCAGGCGCTGCAGATGATTTGCACGAACGGGCCGGACATTTGCGTAATGGACATCGAAATGCCGCTCATGTCCGGTCTGGACGTAGCCGAGAAGCTGAAGGAGCTGGGGCATCCGTGCAAGGTCGTCATTCTGACGACGTTCTCGCGGGCCGGTTATTTTCAGCGGGCGATTCGCGCGGGGGTGAAAGGCTTTCTGCTCAAGGATTCGCCGATCGACGAGCTCGGCGAAGCGCTGCGCAGCGTCGCCCGCGGCGGCCGGGCGGTCAGCCCCGAGCTGGCGATGACGTTCTGGGAAGCGGAGAATCCGCTCAGCGAGCGGGAGCGCGAGGTGCTGAAGCTGGCGCGGGAAGGGCTGTCCGCCGGCGATATCGCGAAGAAGCTGTATTTGTCCGCCGGGACGGTGCGCAATTATTTGTCCGAAGCGATTCAGAAGCTGGAAGCGAAAAACCGCATCGACGCGATCGTCATCGCGGAAAAGAACGGCTGGCTGGACTGA
- a CDS encoding ABC transporter permease produces the protein MRAIIMKELKLIRKDKRSFIFLLLMPAIFIVMFGTIANSGSGDSSSISLHVIDQEQSAASKAFVKQMGGIMDVKADAPDSLNDQIGKIKKGQLSAVLVIPQGFEAGMKQGKQTEIQLYQDPSAQMQLAPINAILNAISGQYRDQKLQSTLMAMGQTKEQAAAALASPIAVKPVATTSDHFNYLDLVVPGMTVMFVFFIMITMTRRFFDEKKTGLLSRIRSTNIKPMDYLIGMWIPFLLTIIAQCAVLFAFGHFLYHLKLGDLSALAFIVLGLAIAGSGMGLGLSFIVPGESAAMVITQIISTGGAFVGGLWTPSYMMPQIVQNIGHFTPQFWAQRSLTDIISHGAHIGDVLLPFAVLVLFGLAGITVAFFRLPGFLRSAAN, from the coding sequence TTGCGAGCAATCATTATGAAAGAACTGAAGCTGATCCGCAAGGATAAACGAAGCTTCATCTTCCTGCTGCTGATGCCGGCGATCTTTATCGTCATGTTCGGCACGATCGCAAACAGCGGCTCGGGCGATTCCTCTTCGATCTCGCTTCACGTCATCGACCAGGAGCAGTCCGCGGCTTCGAAGGCGTTCGTGAAGCAGATGGGCGGGATTATGGACGTCAAGGCCGATGCGCCGGATAGTTTGAACGACCAAATCGGCAAAATCAAAAAAGGCCAGCTTTCCGCCGTGCTCGTCATTCCGCAAGGCTTCGAGGCCGGAATGAAGCAGGGCAAGCAGACTGAAATCCAGCTTTATCAGGATCCTTCGGCGCAGATGCAGCTCGCTCCGATCAACGCGATATTGAACGCTATTTCGGGGCAGTACCGGGACCAGAAGCTGCAGAGCACGCTCATGGCGATGGGCCAGACGAAGGAGCAAGCCGCCGCGGCGCTCGCTTCGCCGATCGCCGTCAAGCCGGTGGCGACCACGTCGGACCATTTTAACTACCTGGACCTGGTCGTGCCCGGGATGACGGTCATGTTCGTCTTCTTCATTATGATCACGATGACCCGCCGCTTCTTCGACGAGAAGAAGACCGGCCTGCTGTCGAGAATCCGCAGTACGAATATTAAGCCCATGGACTATTTGATCGGCATGTGGATTCCCTTCCTGCTGACGATCATCGCGCAGTGCGCCGTATTGTTCGCCTTCGGCCATTTCCTGTACCACCTGAAGCTGGGCGATCTGTCTGCGCTCGCCTTTATCGTGCTCGGCCTCGCCATTGCCGGATCGGGCATGGGACTCGGCCTGTCGTTTATCGTACCGGGCGAGAGCGCGGCCATGGTCATTACACAGATCATCTCGACGGGCGGCGCTTTCGTCGGCGGGCTGTGGACGCCTTCTTATATGATGCCGCAGATCGTCCAAAATATCGGCCACTTTACGCCGCAGTTCTGGGCGCAGCGCTCGCTCACCGACATCATCTCGCACGGCGCCCATATCGGAGACGTGCTCCTTCCATTCGCCGTACTGGTTCTGTTCGGCCTGGCAGGCATCACGGTCGCCTTCTTCCGGCTGCCGGGCTTCCTGCGCTCGGCCGCAAACTGA
- a CDS encoding ABC transporter ATP-binding protein, whose amino-acid sequence MATIMPKLPVSGRSAASASGEMLLEVSRLRKTYGKKQALHDVTFSLKAGTSLGFLGPNGAGKSTTMKILTGIVNADSGSVRLMGKDVTGDMDTVAKYIGYVPQEITLYEKLSAYDNLLFFGESYGVRGTELRLRIDEVLEKTGLKDRARDEVQTFSGGMKRRINIAAALLHRPKLLILDEPTVGIDPQSRNHIFELIRELNRSGVTIIYSTHYMEEVETLCDEVAIMDGGTVKARGPLGELLETYGRKAIYMEAAGMTEAPRDPDVSKAVKEGAGWLLETEHVGDVMQRLLQLAVNRRWEVKQLEIVRPSLESVFLTVTGTALRD is encoded by the coding sequence ATGGCAACCATAATGCCAAAATTGCCGGTCTCCGGACGCTCTGCCGCATCCGCTTCCGGCGAAATGCTGCTCGAAGTGTCGCGGCTGCGCAAAACGTACGGAAAGAAGCAGGCGCTGCATGACGTCACCTTTTCGCTGAAGGCCGGAACATCGCTCGGTTTTCTCGGCCCGAACGGGGCCGGCAAATCGACAACGATGAAAATTTTGACCGGCATCGTAAATGCGGACAGCGGCAGCGTGCGGCTGATGGGCAAGGACGTAACGGGCGATATGGACACCGTCGCCAAATATATCGGCTATGTGCCGCAGGAAATTACGCTGTACGAGAAGCTGAGCGCCTACGACAATCTGCTGTTTTTCGGGGAATCGTACGGTGTCCGCGGCACCGAGCTGCGGCTGCGGATCGACGAGGTGCTGGAGAAAACAGGCCTGAAGGACCGCGCGCGGGACGAGGTGCAGACGTTCTCCGGCGGCATGAAGCGGCGCATTAACATCGCGGCGGCGCTGCTGCACCGGCCGAAGCTGCTTATTCTCGACGAGCCGACGGTCGGTATCGATCCGCAGTCAAGGAACCATATTTTCGAGCTGATTCGCGAGCTGAACCGGAGCGGTGTCACGATTATTTATTCGACGCACTATATGGAAGAGGTCGAGACGCTCTGCGACGAGGTCGCGATTATGGACGGCGGCACGGTGAAAGCCAGGGGACCGCTCGGCGAACTGCTGGAGACCTACGGCCGCAAGGCGATTTACATGGAAGCGGCGGGCATGACGGAGGCTCCCCGGGACCCGGACGTAAGCAAAGCGGTGAAGGAAGGAGCCGGCTGGCTGCTCGAAACGGAGCACGTCGGCGACGTCATGCAGCGCTTGCTGCAGTTGGCCGTCAACCGGCGGTGGGAAGTCAAGCAGCTCGAGATCGTACGGCCGTCGCTGGAGAGCGTTTTCCTCACCGTGACCGGAACCGCGCTGAGAGATTAA